A genomic region of Paroedura picta isolate Pp20150507F chromosome 4, Ppicta_v3.0, whole genome shotgun sequence contains the following coding sequences:
- the BCL10 gene encoding B-cell lymphoma/leukemia 10 isoform X2, with the protein MPASWFWIDVPSKIIWKQRKKVLEQLRRYLCEKIIAERHFDYLRSKKILSREDTEEISCRASSRKKAGKLLDYLAEHPKGLDALIESIRLERTQNFLLQKITDAILKAKIEKLEGLKELSCSNCRPSLHEQTNNLSRSQSNESNFFEKQKDQECTYIPHPEMLSTSAFVSAASLYSMNLPITEVGNAENSVFSAALPGPGDPGAPSLPPQLQDEQEEICSTSSDNHFLPLRSRSLLPQ; encoded by the exons GTCTTGGAACAGTTGCGTCGCTACCTCTGTGAGAAAATAATTGCAGAAAGGCATTTTGATTATCTGCGTTCAAAGAAGATACTCAGTCGAGAGGACACTGAAGAAATCTCTTGCCGAGCCTCAAGCAGGAAAAAGGCTGGGAAACTGCTGGATTACTTAGCAGAACATCCAAAAGGACTAGATGCTTTGATAGAATCTATTAGATTAGAAAGAACACAGAACTTCCTGTTACAAAAGATAACTGATGCCATCTTGAAAGCAAAAATTGAAAAACTtgaaggccttaaag AATTGAGCTGTAGCAACTGCCGGCCTTCACtacatgaacaaacaaacaatctcTCTAGGTCACAGTCAAATGAATCTAAtttctttgaaaaacaaaaagacCAAGAATGTACCTATATTCCGCATCCAGAAATGCTGAGTACATCTGCTTTTGTATCAGCTGCTTCCCTTTATTCAATGAACTTACCCATTACTGAAGTTGGAAATGCAGAAAACTCAGTTTTTTCAGCTGCCCTTCCTGGCCCTGGAGATCCTGGAGCACCATCTCTTCCTCCCCAGTTGCAAGATGAACAAGAGGAGATCTGTTCCACCTCCAGTGATAATCATTTTTTGCCTTTGAGATCCCGCTCGCTTCTCCCACAGTGA